The following proteins are co-located in the Natator depressus isolate rNatDep1 chromosome 4, rNatDep2.hap1, whole genome shotgun sequence genome:
- the HSD17B11 gene encoding estradiol 17-beta-dehydrogenase 11 isoform X2 has product MNLFMEFLLLLPIIIYSYIEAFVKLFIPVKRKSVSGELVLITGAGHGIGRLTAYEFANRQSRLVLWDINKHGIEETAAECRRLGAAAHAFVVDCSKREEIYSAAEKTTKAFLPAMMKNNRGHIVTVASVAGHLVASFMVTYCSSKFAAVGFHKALTQELSALGKDGIKTSCLCPVFINTGFVKNPSTRLVKVLEPEKVVNKLLEGILTNQKIIFVPSFLKISLIMENILPERALAAVYKLQNIQFDAVVGYRNRVISD; this is encoded by the exons ATGAACCTTTTTATGGAGTTTTTGTTGCTTTTACCTATAATAATTTACTCCTACATAGAGGCTTTTGTGAAGCTTTTCATTCCTGTGAAAAGAAAGTCTGTCAGTGGAGAGCTTGTTCTCATTACCGGTGCTGGTCATGGAATTGGGAGACTTACAGCTTATGAATTTGCCAATCGACAAAGCAGATTGGTTCTATGGGACATCAATAAG CATGGCATTGAGGAAACAGCTGCAGAGTGCAGAAGGCTGGGGGCCGCAGCTCATGCTTTTGTGGTGGATTGCAGTAAAAGGGAAGAAATCTACAGTGCTGCAGAGAAG ACTACAAAAGCATTTCTGCCAGCAATGATGAAGAACAATCGTGGCCATATTGTCACTGTTGCTTCAGTAGCTGGTCACTTGGTAGCTTCTTTCATGGTGACTTACTG TTCAAGCAAGTTTGCTGCAGTTGGATTTCATAAAGCCCTAACACAAGAACTTTCTGCATTGGGAAAGGATGGAATAAAAACATCATGCCTTTGTCCTGTTTTTATAAATACTGGCTTTGTCAAAAATCCAAGTACAAG ATTAGTGAAAGTTTTGGAGCCAGAGAAGGTTGTAAATAAACTGCTAGAGGGGATATTGACCAaccagaaaattatttttgttccatCATTTCTGAAGATAAGTCTAATAATGGAAAA CATTCTTCCAGAGCGTGCCCTGGCAGCAGTGTACAAACTGCAGAATATTCAATTTGATGCAGTTGTTGGATACAGAAACAGGGTCATAAGTGATTAG
- the HSD17B11 gene encoding estradiol 17-beta-dehydrogenase 11 isoform X1 yields MNLFMEFLLLLPIIIYSYIEAFVKLFIPVKRKSVSGELVLITGAGHGIGRLTAYEFANRQSRLVLWDINKHGIEETAAECRRLGAAAHAFVVDCSKREEIYSAAEKVKKDIGDVNILVNNAGVITTADLLSTQDQQIQKMFEVNTLAHYWTTKAFLPAMMKNNRGHIVTVASVAGHLVASFMVTYCSSKFAAVGFHKALTQELSALGKDGIKTSCLCPVFINTGFVKNPSTRLVKVLEPEKVVNKLLEGILTNQKIIFVPSFLKISLIMENILPERALAAVYKLQNIQFDAVVGYRNRVISD; encoded by the exons ATGAACCTTTTTATGGAGTTTTTGTTGCTTTTACCTATAATAATTTACTCCTACATAGAGGCTTTTGTGAAGCTTTTCATTCCTGTGAAAAGAAAGTCTGTCAGTGGAGAGCTTGTTCTCATTACCGGTGCTGGTCATGGAATTGGGAGACTTACAGCTTATGAATTTGCCAATCGACAAAGCAGATTGGTTCTATGGGACATCAATAAG CATGGCATTGAGGAAACAGCTGCAGAGTGCAGAAGGCTGGGGGCCGCAGCTCATGCTTTTGTGGTGGATTGCAGTAAAAGGGAAGAAATCTACAGTGCTGCAGAGAAG gtgaaaaaaGACATCGGAGATGTTAACATCTTGGTGAATAATGCAGGAGTGATTACAACTGCTGATCTGCTTTCAACTCAGGACCAGCAGATACAAAAAATGTTCGAGGTCAACACTCTCGCTCATTACTGG ACTACAAAAGCATTTCTGCCAGCAATGATGAAGAACAATCGTGGCCATATTGTCACTGTTGCTTCAGTAGCTGGTCACTTGGTAGCTTCTTTCATGGTGACTTACTG TTCAAGCAAGTTTGCTGCAGTTGGATTTCATAAAGCCCTAACACAAGAACTTTCTGCATTGGGAAAGGATGGAATAAAAACATCATGCCTTTGTCCTGTTTTTATAAATACTGGCTTTGTCAAAAATCCAAGTACAAG ATTAGTGAAAGTTTTGGAGCCAGAGAAGGTTGTAAATAAACTGCTAGAGGGGATATTGACCAaccagaaaattatttttgttccatCATTTCTGAAGATAAGTCTAATAATGGAAAA CATTCTTCCAGAGCGTGCCCTGGCAGCAGTGTACAAACTGCAGAATATTCAATTTGATGCAGTTGTTGGATACAGAAACAGGGTCATAAGTGATTAG